The proteins below come from a single Carassius carassius chromosome 11, fCarCar2.1, whole genome shotgun sequence genomic window:
- the LOC132153112 gene encoding microtubule-associated protein 2-like isoform X2 produces the protein MADGRQPEDSGPQWSSPGAQGSSSPGGHGENGFSSTYRTCQPGNAHASSAGSYAKENGFNGDLTSGHAVTAEQVSARIVQEVTAEAVAVLKGEQELHPDTAVRLPSVEDSANLPPSPPPSPAAEHFGPLDPDVGDEEEAGPLRFFQNSRERCKFLAPSISVSVPEDDPYHSDEEYYEHPLFSPEWTRSGSRPPGQAAAFRQIEEETIESLSAAEEEEEENSEAAATAAALEEEEEEEQWSGEEPEQEPPTELLERAEVIGEVQALPGLQAEVHKQAATVASEAPNGGAEEAGGQENLAEAVKMEAEQLDSERTDPIGMDFTESAMHLDDDLPSYQSLVRDTDMPESPFAQTCPVEDFELPPSYQVRAKEPCEHPTEKPDGQSGAVKETSTETCDSSNILEVKSGQIQDKQIEISTDVDMKEKSGMSAYFETTTTKTDASVSLGEGYYELSTTSEEQKDSIGNLQLPEISYSTLAQAQSLEVQPDLPKSSADTLQTTSHVDRRDDCRLSPGKLALEQRSYSLNITIGAMDHGDAQGHQRNFSPLATDIMSHTCGSLDESADYLPVTTPSVEKLPQFPPLILETTASATTPSFSPPQTTVTNVKTSPQTESPESPVQGKSCYKNGTVMAPDLPEMLDLAGTPSRLTSDNTDSEIMRRKSVPMDMSSLVSDSFAHLFKSDQGQMATKREMKLEEQGYCVFSEYSGPMPSPADVHSPMDSSSQIFNTVISEEKETGLVAFGQQECLSTEDLKATEVVTPQAKPEEGKPRNEDSIQIESAPSEKTSRETNQEESDLLKTKILEETKSPTLPDNEKAQLDKQAETFITPKVTVTLDEAKPDLDSGSKLAAETEAEIADYERQIRKLEMEDRPLSVEEERELQELREKVKNKPDLVHQEAYEELDAEDVYQLTGAAKDRIARPIRPSPASSVESATDEEKMHVGDSEKPRSPGEKESLKTDPNRLSPVGSFEKYFREERPSEQEVKQKDSVQLLKEKVAEEKPQPSPSKTDKAPLDTMVIQEVEEEVELAKEPDEIMPEPKPALNVEERLVVDKTEPDEDVDENEGEKVLEKEEVEDEEVLEGAKAAEDTVEPRAAIESVVTVEDDFITVVQTIDESEVSGHSVRFSAPSQDQHPQLLQEEEEEEEAVEMAQEVEIEAPSLEEVVDVPEPVELPVCPAKEIEVPETEAPTQSFDDYKDETTMDDSILDSSWVDTQDDDKSMATEKIEPLPRVMSPVKKPHVEKSAKQRAKGGRARGRMTTPERKPVRKEPVPTQKDEMKKKKAVIKKAELTKKSDIQTCSPSRKSVLKSTVRHPRPTQHHPCVKRKPTVSADGRLPFSVARPSRDRASTSNPTTLTKIPTSKIRAEALLPARPNSASSSNNRSPLVEVDLYEPRPSSADPKVLLYSCAVKDGGSRSPEKRSSLPRPASILTRHPHMADHEESSTSITSSGSTAPRRPTSFRTEVKAQHRTGRSHSMTGAETTRSRSARSGTSTPRMSGSTAITPGTPPSYSCRTPGTPHTPGTPKSLSLLSQEKKVAIIRTPPKSPATTPKQLRLINQPLPDLKNVRSKIRSIDNIKYQPKGGQVQIQSKKIDLSHVTSKCGSLDNIRHRPGGGNVRIESVKLGFREKAHAKVGSLENAHHTPGGGHVQIESHKLMFRDVAKARVDHGAEIVMEALRLSGGTSPQRHSHMSSSGSINMLESPQLATLADDVTAALAKQGL, from the exons AGCAAGTATCAGCGCGGATCGTGCAGGAGGTTACAGCCGAAGCAGTAGCAGTACTGAAGGGAGAGCAGGAGCTGCATCCGGACACTGCCGTCAGGCTGCCATCAG TGGAGGACTCTGCAAACCTGCCACCCTCACCTCCTCCGTCCCCAGCAGCAGAGCATTTTGGGCCTTTGGATCCAG ATGTAGGGGATGAGGAGGAAGCAGGTCCTCTCCGCTTCTTCCAAAATTCTCGCGAGAGGTGCAAGTTCCTCGCCCCCTCCATCTCAGTGTCTGTGCCTGAGGATGACCCCTACCACTCTGACGAGGAATACTATGAGCACCCTTTATTCAGCCCAGAGTGGACGCGCTCTGGCTCTCGCCCCCCAGGGCAGGCCGCTGCGTTTAGACAGATTGAAG AGGAGACCATAGAGAGTCTCTCAGCtgcggaggaggaagaggaggagaattCAGAAGccgcagcaacagcagcagctctagaggaagaggaggaagaggagcagtGGAGTGGAGAGGAGCCTGAGCAGGAACCTCCAACTGAGCTCCTAGAGCGGGCAGAGGTCATAGGCGAGGTCCAGGCTCTGCCCGGCCTGCAGGCTGAGGTTCACAAACAGGCAGCTACTGTTGCTAGCGAGGCCCCTAATGGGGGAGCTGAGGAGGCAGGGGGGCAAGAAAACCTTGCAGAAG CTGTGAAGATGGAAGCAGAGCAACTAGACAGTGAGAGGACAGATCCCATTGGCATGGACTTCACTGAATCTGCAATGCATCTAGATGATGATCTCCCATCTTACCAGAGCCTTGTCAGAGACACAGATATGCCGGAAAGCCCCTTTGCTCAAACATGCCCCGTGGAGGACTTTGAACTCCCTCCAAGTTACCAGGTTCGTGCCAAAGAACCTTGCGAGCATCCAACTGAAAAGCCTGATGGACAAAGCGGTGCTGTAAAAGAGACATCAACCGAAACATGTGATTCCAGCAATATCCTTGAGGTCAAATCAGGGCAGATTCAAGACAAACAAATAGAAATATCAACAGATGTGGACATGAAAGAGAAATCTGGCATGTCTGCTTATTTTGAGACCACTACAACTAAGACAGATGCCTCCGTGTCTCTAGGAGAAGGGTATTATGAGCTAAGTACTACATCAGAAGAACAAAAGGACTCTATTGGTAACCTACAACTTCCTGAAATCAGCTACAGCACCTTGGCTCAAGCACAGTCTTTGGAAGTCCAACCAGATCTTCCAAAAAGTAGCGCAGACACACTACAAACCACTTCACATGTAGACAGAAGAGATGACTGCAGACTGTCTCCTGGAAAACTGGCTCTAGAGCAAAGAAGTTACtctttaaatatcaccattgGGGCAATGGATCATGGTGATGCCCAAGGGCATCAAAGAAACTTCTCTCCATTAGCCACTGACATCATGTCTCATACTTGTGGGAGCCTTGATGAATCTGCTGATTACCTTCCTGTCACCACTCCCTCAGTAGAGAAGCTTCCTCAGTTTCCGCCACTTATTCTGGAGACAACTGCCTCTGCCACAACTCCATCATTTTCACCTCCCCAGACAACAGTCACTAATGTAAAGACAAGTCCACAGACAGAGTCTCCAGAATCACCTGTCCAAGGTAAGAGCTGTTACAAGAATGGCACTGTCATGGCCCCCGACCTACCTGAAATGCTGGACTTGGCAGGTACCCCATCAAGGTTGACGTCTGACAACACAGACTCCGAGATTATGAGGAGGAAGTCCGTCCCAATGGACATGTCTTCTCTAGTAAGTGATTCTTTTGCACATTTGTTCAAAAGTGACCAGGGCCAGATGGCTACAAAGAGAGAAATGAAGTTGGAGGAGCAAGGATATTGTGTCTTTAGTGAATACTCTGGTCCCATGCCATCGCCTGCAGATGTGCACAGTCCAATGGACTCTTCTTCTCAAATATTTAACACTGTGATATCAGAGGAGAAGGAAACTGGTCTTGTTGCATTTGGACAACAGGAGTGTCTATCAACTGAAGATCTGAAAGCAACAGAAGTTGTTACACCACAGGCAAAACCAGAAGAAGGGAAGCCAAGGAATGAAGATTCCATTCAAATTGAAAGTGCACCTTCTGAAAAAACTTCTAGAGAGACCAATCAAGAGGAGTCTGATCTTTTGAAGACCAAAATTTTAGAAGAAACCAAGAGTCCAACTTTACCTGATAATGAGAAAGCACAGTTAGACAAACAAGCTGAAACCTTTATCACACCAAAGGTGACGGTTACTCTTGATGAAGCAAAGCCTGATCTTGATTCAGGTTCCAAACTTGCAGCTGAAACTGAAGCTGAAATAGCTGACTATGAGAGACAAATTCGCAAATTGGAGATGGAGGACAGACCTTTGAGTGTAGAGGAGGAACGGGAGCTCCAGGAACTCAGGGAGAAGGTGAAGAATAAACCAGACCTTGTTCATCAGGAAGCTTATGAAGAGTTGGATGCAGAGGATGTCTACCAGCTCACTGGAGCTGCAAAGGACAGAATTGCTCGGCCTATCAGACCATCCCCAGCGTCTTCTGTAGAAAGTGCTACTGACGAGGAGAAAATGCATGTTGGTGACTCTGAAAAACCTAGATCACCAGGTGAGAAAGAGTCTCTTAAAACAGATCCCAATAGGCTATCTCCTGTTGGGTCTTTTGAGAAATATTTTAGAGAGGAGAGACCTTCTGAGCAGGAGGTAAAGCAGAAAGACTCAGTGCAACTCCTTAAAGAGAAAGTTGCTGAGGAGAAACCTCAGCCATCTCCTTCAAAGACAGACAAGGCTCCTCTTGATACCATGGTGATTCAAGAAGTAGAGGAAGAGGTAGAGCTTGCTAAGGAGCCGGATGAGATCATGCCAGAACCAAAACCAGCTCTTAATGTGGAAGAGAGGCTGGTTGTAGATAAAACTGAACCAGATGAGGATGTAGACGAAAATGAGGGGGAAAAAGTGCTTGAGAAAGAAGAAGTGGAAGACGAGGAAGTGTTGGAAGGGGCCAAGGCTGCAGAAGACACTGTTGAGCCTAGAGCTGCGATTGAGTCAGTAGTAACAGTGGAAGATGATTTTATTACGGTAGTGCAGACCATTGATGAAAGCGAAGTCTCTGGACACAGTGTACGTTTCTCAGCTCCCTCTCAGGATCAACATCCACAGCTCCtccaagaggaggaagaggaggaggaggctgTGGAAATGGCACAGGAAGTAGAGATAGAGGCTCCCAGTTTGGAGGAAGTCGTAGATGTTCCAGAGCCTGTTGAGCTTCCTGTATGTCCAGCTAAAGAGATAGAAGTACCAGAGACTGAGGCCCCAACTCAAAGTTTTGATGACTACAAAGATGAAACTACCATGGATGACTCCATCTTAGACAGCTCCTGGGTGGATACACAAG ATGATGATAAGAGCATGGCCACAGAGAAAATTGAGCCTCTACCCAGAGTGATGAGCCCTGTCAAGAAACCACATGTAGAGAAATCAGCCAAACAGAGGGCTAAAGGTGGCAGGGCCAGAGGACGAATGACCACGCCTGAACGCAAACCTGTTCGCAAGGAGCCAGTACCCACCCAGAAGGATgagatgaagaagaaaaaag CTGTGATTAAGAAGgctgagctcacaaaaaaatctGATATTCAGACATGCTCTCCTTCCCGGAAGAGTGTTTTAAAGTCTACCGTAAGGCATCCTAGACCTACCCAACATCACCCGTGTGTTAAGCGGAAACCCACAG TGTCTGCAGATGGTCGACTGCCCTTCAGTGTGGCCAGGCCCTCCAGAGACCGGGCATCT ACCTCCAATCCCACAACACTAACAAAGATCCCCACCTCTAAAATTCGGGCAGAGGCTTTGCTGCCAGCCCGGCCGAACTCGGCCAGCTCCTCCAATAATAGGAGCCCATTGGTGGAGGTAGATCTTTATGAGCCCCGCCCTTCTTCAGCAGACCCAAAAGTATTGCTATATTCATGTGCTGTAAAG GATGGTGGTTCTCGGAGCCCAGAGAAGAGGTCGTCCCTTCCACGGCCAGCATCCATACTAACCCGCCATCCACACATGGCTGATCATGAGGAGAGTTCCACTTCCATTACCAGCTCTGGGTCAACAGCACCACGCAGACCCACAT CTTTCCGTACTGAAGTCAAAGCACAGCACAGGACAGGCAGGTCTCATAGTATGACAG GCGCAGAGACTACTCGGTCCCGCTCGGCCCGCAGTGGCACCTCCACACCTCGCATGTCCGGGTCCACAGCCATCACCCCTGGAACCCCTCCCAGCTACTCCTGCCGTACTCCAGGCACTCCCCACACACCGGGCACCCCCAAATCTCTCAGCCTGCTGTCCCAGGAAAAGAAAGTGGCCATCATCCGAACACCTCCAAAATCCCCGGCGACTACACCCAAACAGCTGCGCCTCATTAACCAGCCACTGCCTGACCTCAAGAACGTCAGATCCAAGATCCGTTCTATTGACAACATCAAGTACCAGCCCAAGGGGGGCCAG GTTCAAATTCAGTCTAAGAAGATTGATCTTAGTCATGTGACTTCCAAGTGTGGATCATTGGACAACATCCGCCACAGGCCAG GCGGTGGTAATGTGCGCATTGAGAGTGTGAAGCTTGGCTTCAGAGAAAAAGCCCATGCAAAGGTTGGCTCCCTGGAAAATGCCCACCATACACCTGGAGGAGGACATGTACAG ATCGAAAGCCATAAGCTGATGTTCCGTGACGTGGCCAAAGCACGTGTGGATCACGGAGCAGAGATTGTGATGGAGGCACTCAGGCTGTCGGGTGGCACCTCCCCTCAGAGGCACAGCCACATGTCCTCATCCGGAAGCATCAACATGCTCGAGTCGCCACAGCTGGCCACGCTGGCCGATGATGTGACCGCCGCCCTGGCCAAACAAGGCTTGTGA
- the LOC132153112 gene encoding microtubule-associated protein 2-like isoform X12, with translation MADGRQPEDSGPQWSSPGAQGSSSPGGHGENGFSSTYRTCQPGNAHASSAGSYAKENGFNGDLTSGHAVTAEQVSARIVQEVTAEAVAVLKGEQELHPDTAVRLPSVEDSANLPPSPPPSPAAEHFGPLDPDVGDEEEAGPLRFFQNSRERCKFLAPSISVSVPEDDPYHSDEEYYEHPLFSPEWTRSGSRPPGQAAAFRQIEEETIESLSAAEEEEEENSEAAATAAALEEEEEEEQWSGEEPEQEPPTELLERAEVIGEVQALPGLQAEVHKQAATVASEAPNGGAEEAGGQENLAEAVKMEAEQLDSERTDPIGMDFTESAMHLDDDLPSYQSLVRDTDMPESPFAQTCPVEDFELPPSYQVRAKEPCEHPTEKPDGQSGAVKETSTETCDSSNILEVKSGQIQDKQIEISTDVDMKEKSGMSAYFETTTTKTDASVSLGEGYYELSTTSEEQKDSIGNLQLPEISYSTLAQAQSLEVQPDLPKSSADTLQTTSHVDRRDDCRLSPGKLALEQRSYSLNITIGAMDHGDAQGHQRNFSPLATDIMSHTCGSLDESADYLPVTTPSVEKLPQFPPLILETTASATTPSFSPPQTTVTNVKTSPQTESPESPVQGKSCYKNGTVMAPDLPEMLDLAGTPSRLTSDNTDSEIMRRKSVPMDMSSLVSDSFAHLFKSDQGQMATKREMKLEEQGYCVFSEYSGPMPSPADVHSPMDSSSQIFNTVISEEKETGLVAFGQQECLSTEDLKATEVVTPQAKPEEGKPRNEDSIQIESAPSEKTSRETNQEESDLLKTKILEETKSPTLPDNEKAQLDKQAETFITPKVTVTLDEAKPDLDSGSKLAAETEAEIADYERQIRKLEMEDRPLSVEEERELQELREKVKNKPDLVHQEAYEELDAEDVYQLTGAAKDRIARPIRPSPASSVESATDEEKMHVGDSEKPRSPGEKESLKTDPNRLSPVGSFEKYFREERPSEQEVKQKDSVQLLKEKVAEEKPQPSPSKTDKAPLDTMVIQEVEEEVELAKEPDEIMPEPKPALNVEERLVVDKTEPDEDVDENEGEKVLEKEEVEDEEVLEGAKAAEDTVEPRAAIESVVTVEDDFITVVQTIDESEVSGHSVRFSAPSQDQHPQLLQEEEEEEEAVEMAQEVEIEAPSLEEVVDVPEPVELPVCPAKEIEVPETEAPTQSFDDYKDETTMDDSILDSSWVDTQDDDKSMATEKIEPLPRVMSPVKKPHVEKSAKQRAKGGRARGRMTTPERKPVRKEPVPTQKDEMKKKKAVIKKAELTKKSDIQTCSPSRKSVLKSTVRHPRPTQHHPCVKRKPTVSADGRLPFSVARPSRDRASDGGSRSPEKRSSLPRPASILTRHPHMADHEESSTSITSSGSTAPRRPTSFRTEVKAQHRTGRSHSMTGAETTRSRSARSGTSTPRMSGSTAITPGTPPSYSCRTPGTPHTPGTPKSLSLLSQEKKVAIIRTPPKSPATTPKQLRLINQPLPDLKNVRSKIRSIDNIKYQPKGGQVQIQSKKIDLSHVTSKCGSLDNIRHRPGGGNVRIESVKLGFREKAHAKVGSLENAHHTPGGGHVQIESHKLMFRDVAKARVDHGAEIVMEALRLSGGTSPQRHSHMSSSGSINMLESPQLATLADDVTAALAKQGL, from the exons AGCAAGTATCAGCGCGGATCGTGCAGGAGGTTACAGCCGAAGCAGTAGCAGTACTGAAGGGAGAGCAGGAGCTGCATCCGGACACTGCCGTCAGGCTGCCATCAG TGGAGGACTCTGCAAACCTGCCACCCTCACCTCCTCCGTCCCCAGCAGCAGAGCATTTTGGGCCTTTGGATCCAG ATGTAGGGGATGAGGAGGAAGCAGGTCCTCTCCGCTTCTTCCAAAATTCTCGCGAGAGGTGCAAGTTCCTCGCCCCCTCCATCTCAGTGTCTGTGCCTGAGGATGACCCCTACCACTCTGACGAGGAATACTATGAGCACCCTTTATTCAGCCCAGAGTGGACGCGCTCTGGCTCTCGCCCCCCAGGGCAGGCCGCTGCGTTTAGACAGATTGAAG AGGAGACCATAGAGAGTCTCTCAGCtgcggaggaggaagaggaggagaattCAGAAGccgcagcaacagcagcagctctagaggaagaggaggaagaggagcagtGGAGTGGAGAGGAGCCTGAGCAGGAACCTCCAACTGAGCTCCTAGAGCGGGCAGAGGTCATAGGCGAGGTCCAGGCTCTGCCCGGCCTGCAGGCTGAGGTTCACAAACAGGCAGCTACTGTTGCTAGCGAGGCCCCTAATGGGGGAGCTGAGGAGGCAGGGGGGCAAGAAAACCTTGCAGAAG CTGTGAAGATGGAAGCAGAGCAACTAGACAGTGAGAGGACAGATCCCATTGGCATGGACTTCACTGAATCTGCAATGCATCTAGATGATGATCTCCCATCTTACCAGAGCCTTGTCAGAGACACAGATATGCCGGAAAGCCCCTTTGCTCAAACATGCCCCGTGGAGGACTTTGAACTCCCTCCAAGTTACCAGGTTCGTGCCAAAGAACCTTGCGAGCATCCAACTGAAAAGCCTGATGGACAAAGCGGTGCTGTAAAAGAGACATCAACCGAAACATGTGATTCCAGCAATATCCTTGAGGTCAAATCAGGGCAGATTCAAGACAAACAAATAGAAATATCAACAGATGTGGACATGAAAGAGAAATCTGGCATGTCTGCTTATTTTGAGACCACTACAACTAAGACAGATGCCTCCGTGTCTCTAGGAGAAGGGTATTATGAGCTAAGTACTACATCAGAAGAACAAAAGGACTCTATTGGTAACCTACAACTTCCTGAAATCAGCTACAGCACCTTGGCTCAAGCACAGTCTTTGGAAGTCCAACCAGATCTTCCAAAAAGTAGCGCAGACACACTACAAACCACTTCACATGTAGACAGAAGAGATGACTGCAGACTGTCTCCTGGAAAACTGGCTCTAGAGCAAAGAAGTTACtctttaaatatcaccattgGGGCAATGGATCATGGTGATGCCCAAGGGCATCAAAGAAACTTCTCTCCATTAGCCACTGACATCATGTCTCATACTTGTGGGAGCCTTGATGAATCTGCTGATTACCTTCCTGTCACCACTCCCTCAGTAGAGAAGCTTCCTCAGTTTCCGCCACTTATTCTGGAGACAACTGCCTCTGCCACAACTCCATCATTTTCACCTCCCCAGACAACAGTCACTAATGTAAAGACAAGTCCACAGACAGAGTCTCCAGAATCACCTGTCCAAGGTAAGAGCTGTTACAAGAATGGCACTGTCATGGCCCCCGACCTACCTGAAATGCTGGACTTGGCAGGTACCCCATCAAGGTTGACGTCTGACAACACAGACTCCGAGATTATGAGGAGGAAGTCCGTCCCAATGGACATGTCTTCTCTAGTAAGTGATTCTTTTGCACATTTGTTCAAAAGTGACCAGGGCCAGATGGCTACAAAGAGAGAAATGAAGTTGGAGGAGCAAGGATATTGTGTCTTTAGTGAATACTCTGGTCCCATGCCATCGCCTGCAGATGTGCACAGTCCAATGGACTCTTCTTCTCAAATATTTAACACTGTGATATCAGAGGAGAAGGAAACTGGTCTTGTTGCATTTGGACAACAGGAGTGTCTATCAACTGAAGATCTGAAAGCAACAGAAGTTGTTACACCACAGGCAAAACCAGAAGAAGGGAAGCCAAGGAATGAAGATTCCATTCAAATTGAAAGTGCACCTTCTGAAAAAACTTCTAGAGAGACCAATCAAGAGGAGTCTGATCTTTTGAAGACCAAAATTTTAGAAGAAACCAAGAGTCCAACTTTACCTGATAATGAGAAAGCACAGTTAGACAAACAAGCTGAAACCTTTATCACACCAAAGGTGACGGTTACTCTTGATGAAGCAAAGCCTGATCTTGATTCAGGTTCCAAACTTGCAGCTGAAACTGAAGCTGAAATAGCTGACTATGAGAGACAAATTCGCAAATTGGAGATGGAGGACAGACCTTTGAGTGTAGAGGAGGAACGGGAGCTCCAGGAACTCAGGGAGAAGGTGAAGAATAAACCAGACCTTGTTCATCAGGAAGCTTATGAAGAGTTGGATGCAGAGGATGTCTACCAGCTCACTGGAGCTGCAAAGGACAGAATTGCTCGGCCTATCAGACCATCCCCAGCGTCTTCTGTAGAAAGTGCTACTGACGAGGAGAAAATGCATGTTGGTGACTCTGAAAAACCTAGATCACCAGGTGAGAAAGAGTCTCTTAAAACAGATCCCAATAGGCTATCTCCTGTTGGGTCTTTTGAGAAATATTTTAGAGAGGAGAGACCTTCTGAGCAGGAGGTAAAGCAGAAAGACTCAGTGCAACTCCTTAAAGAGAAAGTTGCTGAGGAGAAACCTCAGCCATCTCCTTCAAAGACAGACAAGGCTCCTCTTGATACCATGGTGATTCAAGAAGTAGAGGAAGAGGTAGAGCTTGCTAAGGAGCCGGATGAGATCATGCCAGAACCAAAACCAGCTCTTAATGTGGAAGAGAGGCTGGTTGTAGATAAAACTGAACCAGATGAGGATGTAGACGAAAATGAGGGGGAAAAAGTGCTTGAGAAAGAAGAAGTGGAAGACGAGGAAGTGTTGGAAGGGGCCAAGGCTGCAGAAGACACTGTTGAGCCTAGAGCTGCGATTGAGTCAGTAGTAACAGTGGAAGATGATTTTATTACGGTAGTGCAGACCATTGATGAAAGCGAAGTCTCTGGACACAGTGTACGTTTCTCAGCTCCCTCTCAGGATCAACATCCACAGCTCCtccaagaggaggaagaggaggaggaggctgTGGAAATGGCACAGGAAGTAGAGATAGAGGCTCCCAGTTTGGAGGAAGTCGTAGATGTTCCAGAGCCTGTTGAGCTTCCTGTATGTCCAGCTAAAGAGATAGAAGTACCAGAGACTGAGGCCCCAACTCAAAGTTTTGATGACTACAAAGATGAAACTACCATGGATGACTCCATCTTAGACAGCTCCTGGGTGGATACACAAG ATGATGATAAGAGCATGGCCACAGAGAAAATTGAGCCTCTACCCAGAGTGATGAGCCCTGTCAAGAAACCACATGTAGAGAAATCAGCCAAACAGAGGGCTAAAGGTGGCAGGGCCAGAGGACGAATGACCACGCCTGAACGCAAACCTGTTCGCAAGGAGCCAGTACCCACCCAGAAGGATgagatgaagaagaaaaaag CTGTGATTAAGAAGgctgagctcacaaaaaaatctGATATTCAGACATGCTCTCCTTCCCGGAAGAGTGTTTTAAAGTCTACCGTAAGGCATCCTAGACCTACCCAACATCACCCGTGTGTTAAGCGGAAACCCACAG TGTCTGCAGATGGTCGACTGCCCTTCAGTGTGGCCAGGCCCTCCAGAGACCGGGCATCT GATGGTGGTTCTCGGAGCCCAGAGAAGAGGTCGTCCCTTCCACGGCCAGCATCCATACTAACCCGCCATCCACACATGGCTGATCATGAGGAGAGTTCCACTTCCATTACCAGCTCTGGGTCAACAGCACCACGCAGACCCACAT CTTTCCGTACTGAAGTCAAAGCACAGCACAGGACAGGCAGGTCTCATAGTATGACAG GCGCAGAGACTACTCGGTCCCGCTCGGCCCGCAGTGGCACCTCCACACCTCGCATGTCCGGGTCCACAGCCATCACCCCTGGAACCCCTCCCAGCTACTCCTGCCGTACTCCAGGCACTCCCCACACACCGGGCACCCCCAAATCTCTCAGCCTGCTGTCCCAGGAAAAGAAAGTGGCCATCATCCGAACACCTCCAAAATCCCCGGCGACTACACCCAAACAGCTGCGCCTCATTAACCAGCCACTGCCTGACCTCAAGAACGTCAGATCCAAGATCCGTTCTATTGACAACATCAAGTACCAGCCCAAGGGGGGCCAG GTTCAAATTCAGTCTAAGAAGATTGATCTTAGTCATGTGACTTCCAAGTGTGGATCATTGGACAACATCCGCCACAGGCCAG GCGGTGGTAATGTGCGCATTGAGAGTGTGAAGCTTGGCTTCAGAGAAAAAGCCCATGCAAAGGTTGGCTCCCTGGAAAATGCCCACCATACACCTGGAGGAGGACATGTACAG ATCGAAAGCCATAAGCTGATGTTCCGTGACGTGGCCAAAGCACGTGTGGATCACGGAGCAGAGATTGTGATGGAGGCACTCAGGCTGTCGGGTGGCACCTCCCCTCAGAGGCACAGCCACATGTCCTCATCCGGAAGCATCAACATGCTCGAGTCGCCACAGCTGGCCACGCTGGCCGATGATGTGACCGCCGCCCTGGCCAAACAAGGCTTGTGA